A genome region from Rhodanobacter thiooxydans includes the following:
- a CDS encoding tellurite resistance/C4-dicarboxylate transporter family protein, producing MQQASRVPSSALAGLSPAYFGMVMATGIVSIGAWRLGLPKLAWGLFAINVGVYALLWLLYVLRLARYPKRFLGDLTDHLSGPGFFTMVAASSILGSQFLLLAGSVRGGLLLWGVAIVLWLALTYTVFTAFTVKEGKPTLDRGISGGWLLAVVATQSIAVLSALLAAHTAQPYKLELNFFALSMWLWGGMLYIWMMSLIFYRYTFFEFSPADLSPPYWINMGAMAISTLAGSLLSINVVDAPYLLSLQPFIKGFTVFYWATGTWWIPMLLVLGVWRHVYKRFPLRYDPLYWGAVFPLGMYATSTLEMTKAMGFGFLGFLPKLFFAIALVAWLGAFIGVVRNLWRLAFGSRAPST from the coding sequence ATGCAGCAGGCATCGCGCGTCCCCTCTTCCGCCCTGGCAGGACTCTCGCCAGCCTACTTCGGCATGGTCATGGCCACCGGCATCGTCTCGATCGGTGCCTGGCGCCTGGGCTTGCCGAAGCTGGCCTGGGGCCTGTTCGCCATCAACGTCGGCGTCTATGCACTGCTCTGGCTGCTCTACGTCTTGCGCCTGGCGCGCTATCCGAAACGATTCCTGGGCGACCTGACCGACCACCTGAGCGGGCCGGGTTTTTTCACCATGGTGGCCGCATCGAGCATCCTGGGCTCCCAGTTCCTGCTGCTGGCCGGCAGTGTCCGCGGCGGCCTGCTGCTGTGGGGCGTGGCGATCGTGCTGTGGCTGGCGCTGACCTACACGGTGTTCACCGCCTTCACCGTCAAGGAAGGCAAACCCACGCTGGACCGTGGCATCAGCGGCGGCTGGCTGCTGGCGGTGGTGGCAACCCAGTCGATCGCGGTGCTGAGCGCCCTGCTCGCCGCGCACACGGCGCAGCCGTACAAGCTGGAGCTGAATTTCTTCGCGCTGTCGATGTGGCTGTGGGGCGGCATGCTGTACATCTGGATGATGTCGCTGATCTTCTACCGCTACACGTTCTTCGAGTTCTCGCCGGCCGATCTGTCGCCGCCGTACTGGATCAACATGGGCGCGATGGCCATTTCCACCCTGGCCGGTTCGCTGCTCAGCATCAATGTGGTGGATGCGCCCTACCTGTTGTCGCTGCAACCCTTCATCAAGGGTTTCACGGTGTTCTACTGGGCCACCGGCACCTGGTGGATCCCGATGCTGCTGGTGCTCGGCGTGTGGCGCCATGTCTACAAGCGTTTTCCGCTGCGCTACGACCCGCTGTACTGGGGCGCGGTCTTCCCGCTGGGCATGTACGCCACCAGCACGCTGGAAATGACCAAGGCGATGGGCTTCGGTTTCCTCGGCTTCCTGCCGAAGCTGTTTTTCGCGATCGCGCTGGTCGCCTGGCTCGGCGCGTTCATCGGCGTCGTGCGCAACCTGTGGCGCCTCGCGTTCGGTTCGCGCGCGCCGTCGACGTGA
- a CDS encoding MFS transporter, with protein MNTKSGPGAAPATHSSGADIDDWRPEDPAFWQTTGKRIAYRNLWISIPALLCGFAIWGMWGIITVQMLNLGFPFTQAELFTLTAIAGIAGATMRIPASFLIRLAGGRNTIFLTTAMLLAPAIGTGIVLQHKDWPLWAFQLMALWCGVGGGNFASSMSNITGFFPKRLQGTALGLNAGLGNFGVTTMQIVIPLVMTVSIFGALGGGPETLLKESGWIFGKIPAGTPTWIQNSGFAWALSLVPLSILCWFGMNNLKTISPATGNSLVAFAKITYLYTLAFVPSIFMLWLYLPAPTGLGVLNVWAAIPLDIILMLAVMKLAAFGPMKEGVTRQFEIFRNRHTWAMTILYIVTFGSFIGFSMALPLSMKVIFDVIHVPDANGVMAHTQPNPNGLPVLAYAWIGPFVGALTRPIGGWISDKIGGSIVTQWVSVVMVVASVAAGYVMMKAYHSATPEDYFFTFLALFVLLFAATGVGNGSTFRTIGAIFDRQQAGPVLGWTSAVAAYGAFAAPVVIGEQIKLGTPEMAMYGFAAFYALCLLLNWWFYLRKNAYVKNP; from the coding sequence ATGAACACGAAATCAGGCCCTGGCGCTGCGCCAGCCACGCACTCAAGCGGCGCGGACATCGACGACTGGCGCCCGGAGGACCCCGCGTTCTGGCAGACGACCGGCAAGCGGATCGCCTACCGCAACTTGTGGATCTCGATCCCCGCCCTGCTATGCGGCTTCGCGATCTGGGGCATGTGGGGCATCATCACGGTGCAGATGCTCAACCTCGGTTTTCCGTTCACGCAAGCCGAGCTCTTCACGCTGACCGCGATCGCCGGCATCGCCGGCGCCACGATGCGCATCCCGGCATCGTTCCTGATCCGCCTCGCGGGCGGGCGCAACACGATCTTCCTGACCACGGCGATGCTGCTGGCGCCGGCCATCGGCACCGGCATCGTGCTGCAGCACAAGGACTGGCCGCTGTGGGCCTTCCAGCTGATGGCGTTGTGGTGCGGCGTCGGTGGCGGCAATTTCGCATCATCGATGTCCAACATCACCGGCTTTTTCCCCAAGCGGCTGCAGGGCACGGCGCTCGGCCTCAACGCGGGACTCGGCAACTTCGGCGTGACGACGATGCAGATCGTCATTCCGCTGGTCATGACGGTGAGCATCTTCGGCGCCCTCGGCGGCGGCCCCGAGACCCTGCTCAAGGAAAGCGGCTGGATCTTCGGCAAGATCCCGGCCGGCACGCCGACCTGGATACAGAACTCGGGCTTCGCCTGGGCGCTGTCGCTGGTGCCGCTGTCGATCCTGTGCTGGTTCGGCATGAACAACCTGAAGACGATCTCGCCCGCCACCGGCAACTCGCTCGTCGCGTTCGCGAAGATCACCTACCTGTACACGCTCGCCTTCGTGCCGTCGATTTTCATGCTCTGGCTGTACCTGCCGGCGCCGACCGGCCTGGGCGTGCTCAACGTCTGGGCCGCGATCCCGCTTGACATCATCCTGATGCTGGCGGTGATGAAGCTCGCCGCCTTCGGCCCGATGAAGGAGGGCGTGACCAGGCAGTTCGAGATTTTCCGCAACCGGCACACCTGGGCGATGACGATCCTCTACATCGTCACCTTCGGCTCGTTCATCGGTTTCTCGATGGCGCTGCCGCTGTCGATGAAGGTGATCTTCGACGTCATCCACGTGCCCGACGCGAACGGCGTGATGGCGCACACGCAGCCGAATCCGAATGGGTTGCCGGTGCTCGCCTACGCTTGGATCGGCCCCTTCGTCGGCGCATTGACGCGCCCGATCGGCGGCTGGATCTCGGACAAGATCGGCGGCTCGATCGTCACCCAGTGGGTCTCCGTGGTGATGGTCGTCGCCTCGGTGGCGGCCGGCTACGTGATGATGAAGGCCTACCACTCGGCGACGCCCGAGGACTACTTCTTCACCTTCCTCGCGCTGTTCGTCCTGCTGTTCGCCGCCACCGGCGTAGGCAACGGCTCGACCTTCCGCACCATCGGTGCGATCTTCGACCGCCAGCAGGCCGGTCCGGTGCTGGGCTGGACTTCAGCCGTCGCCGCCTACGGTGCGTTTGCCGCGCCGGTGGTGATCGGGGAGCAGATCAAACTCGGGACACCCGAGATGGCGATGTACGGTTTCGCGGCGTTCTATGCCCTGTGCCTGTTGCTCAACTGGTGGTTCTACCTGCGCAAGAACGCGTACGTGAAGAATCCCTGA
- a CDS encoding MFS transporter, with protein MHESSIVSRGEQQRALWLSTFAFTVCFAVWTIFSIIGIQIKQQLGLNETQFGLLIATPILTGSLIRLLLGIWADQYGGHRVFAAVMLCAAVATWMLGYAHTYPQFLVAALFVGIAGGAFSVGVAYVSKWFPASRQGTALGIFGAGNVGAAVTKLLAPMVMVAAGWIMVSKIWAIALALTAVLFYLFSREDPSLAQRRKSGTKPMSFREQMMPLRNLQVWRFSLYYFFVFGGFVALALWLPHFLTGVYKLDVRTAGILAAFYSIPASLFRIVGGVLSDRIGARRVMYWTFGVSAICTFLLAYPDTQYVVKGIRSDITLHLATGVVPFTVLVFVLGFFMSLGKAAVYKHIPVYYPQHVGSVGGVVGMIGGLGGFVLPIAFGVLNDVVGVWTSCFMLLFVLAAASLAWMHFAIRRMERRHFPQIGRETDLPEVMDAMAVPRDR; from the coding sequence ATGCATGAGTCGAGCATCGTGTCTCGTGGCGAGCAGCAGCGTGCCCTGTGGCTAAGCACCTTCGCCTTCACCGTGTGTTTTGCGGTGTGGACGATATTCTCCATCATCGGCATCCAGATCAAGCAGCAACTCGGCCTCAATGAAACCCAGTTCGGCCTGCTGATCGCCACGCCCATCCTTACCGGATCGCTGATCCGCCTGCTGCTCGGCATCTGGGCCGACCAGTACGGCGGCCATCGCGTGTTCGCCGCGGTGATGCTGTGTGCGGCCGTGGCCACCTGGATGCTTGGTTACGCGCACACCTACCCGCAGTTTCTGGTCGCCGCGTTGTTCGTCGGCATTGCCGGCGGCGCATTCTCGGTCGGGGTGGCCTACGTGTCGAAGTGGTTCCCGGCGAGCCGGCAGGGCACGGCGCTGGGTATCTTCGGCGCGGGCAACGTCGGCGCCGCGGTCACCAAGCTGCTGGCACCGATGGTGATGGTTGCTGCGGGCTGGATCATGGTCAGCAAGATCTGGGCGATCGCTCTGGCACTGACCGCCGTGCTGTTCTACCTGTTCAGTCGGGAGGACCCTTCATTGGCGCAGCGGCGCAAGTCAGGTACCAAGCCGATGTCGTTCCGCGAACAGATGATGCCGCTGCGCAACCTGCAGGTGTGGCGTTTTTCGCTCTACTACTTCTTCGTCTTCGGCGGTTTCGTGGCGCTGGCCTTGTGGCTGCCGCACTTCCTCACCGGTGTCTACAAGCTGGACGTGAGGACCGCCGGCATTCTTGCTGCCTTCTATTCGATTCCGGCCAGCCTGTTCCGCATCGTTGGCGGGGTGCTGTCCGACCGCATCGGCGCGCGCAGGGTGATGTACTGGACCTTCGGCGTCTCCGCCATCTGCACCTTCCTGCTCGCCTATCCGGACACCCAATATGTCGTGAAGGGCATCAGGAGCGACATCACCCTGCACCTGGCGACCGGCGTGGTGCCGTTCACGGTGCTGGTGTTCGTGCTGGGTTTCTTCATGTCGCTGGGCAAGGCGGCGGTGTACAAGCACATCCCAGTCTATTACCCCCAGCATGTAGGTTCGGTGGGCGGCGTGGTCGGCATGATCGGCGGACTGGGCGGTTTTGTCCTGCCGATCGCGTTCGGCGTATTGAACGACGTCGTCGGCGTGTGGACCAGCTGCTTCATGCTGTTGTTTGTCCTGGCGGCCGCTTCGCTGGCGTGGATGCACTTCGCGATTCGGCGCATGGAACGTCGGCACTTCCCGCAGATCGGCCGCGAGACGGATCTGCCGGAGGTCATGGATGCTATGGCTGTGCCGCGGGACCGCTGA
- a CDS encoding peptidylprolyl isomerase, giving the protein MTLGKADARGIPLTIIDSAKPVTQEAHEHRHDSKGEGPRTLGQPAPCYLFVDEQAISEAEIAQEMQHHRAPTPAQSRAAAARALVVRELLRREVQRLGLAGQVPADSQETVEEAGIRVLLEREIEDRVPAEEACRRYYEQNRQLFRAPDLVRVRHVLLGAAADDVTGRIRARAEAERLIAELKINPVLFADFAMRHSDCPSKTQGGELGWLQRGQATPEFDRQVFRLREGLAAFPVESRWGYHVVSVDGIQPGAEQAFDAVRERISDYLELQVRQRELQLYLLGLQERYPVRGLDAIEALASA; this is encoded by the coding sequence ATGACGCTGGGCAAAGCCGATGCGCGAGGCATCCCGCTGACCATCATCGATTCGGCCAAGCCGGTGACGCAGGAGGCGCACGAGCATCGGCACGACAGCAAGGGCGAGGGCCCGCGCACGCTGGGCCAGCCGGCGCCGTGCTACCTGTTCGTGGACGAGCAGGCGATCAGTGAAGCCGAGATCGCGCAGGAGATGCAGCACCATCGTGCGCCGACCCCGGCGCAGTCCCGCGCCGCTGCAGCCCGCGCGCTGGTGGTACGCGAGCTGCTGCGTCGCGAAGTACAGCGGCTCGGCCTGGCTGGACAGGTGCCGGCCGATAGCCAGGAAACCGTAGAGGAGGCCGGCATCCGCGTGTTGCTGGAACGCGAAATCGAGGATCGCGTGCCTGCGGAAGAGGCTTGCCGGCGCTACTACGAGCAGAACCGCCAGCTGTTCCGCGCGCCCGACCTGGTCCGTGTGCGGCACGTCCTGCTGGGTGCGGCGGCCGACGATGTCACTGGCCGCATCCGCGCCCGTGCCGAGGCCGAGCGCCTGATCGCCGAGCTGAAGATCAACCCTGTGCTGTTTGCCGATTTCGCGATGCGCCATTCCGACTGTCCGTCGAAGACGCAGGGCGGTGAACTCGGCTGGTTGCAGCGGGGCCAGGCCACGCCCGAATTCGATCGTCAGGTGTTCCGTCTGCGCGAAGGCCTGGCGGCATTTCCGGTCGAATCGCGCTGGGGCTACCACGTAGTCAGCGTCGATGGCATCCAGCCCGGCGCCGAGCAGGCGTTCGACGCGGTTCGGGAGCGGATTTCCGACTATCTGGAATTGCAGGTGCGTCAACGCGAGCTGCAGCTCTACCTGCTCGGCTTGCAGGAGCGTTACCCGGTGCGCGGTCTGGATGCGATCGAGGCACTGGCCAGCGCCTGA
- the narI gene encoding respiratory nitrate reductase subunit gamma yields MNYLDQFAFQLYPYIAMAVFFIGSWARFDRAMYTWRTGSSQLLSGRGMRLGSNLFHVGILIVLGGHLVGLLTPHAVYELVITAPQKQLLAIVVGGVFGVICLAGLLILLVRRLFNPRVRATGTTGDTVILVLLLLQLLLGLYTIVISSHHMDGSVMIALAEWAQHIVTFRWGAASYVIGVNWIYKAHIFLGMTLFLVAPFTRLVHVWSIPISYLWRPYQVVRRRQATLRYGSRD; encoded by the coding sequence ATGAACTATCTCGACCAATTCGCCTTCCAGCTGTACCCGTACATCGCCATGGCGGTGTTCTTCATCGGCAGCTGGGCGCGCTTCGATCGCGCCATGTACACCTGGCGCACCGGCTCCAGCCAGCTGCTGTCCGGTCGCGGCATGCGCCTGGGCAGCAACCTGTTCCACGTCGGCATCCTGATCGTGCTCGGCGGTCATCTGGTCGGCCTGCTGACGCCGCATGCGGTCTACGAGCTGGTGATCACCGCGCCGCAGAAGCAGCTGCTGGCGATAGTGGTCGGCGGCGTGTTCGGCGTGATCTGCCTGGCGGGCCTGCTGATCCTGCTGGTGCGCCGGCTGTTCAACCCGCGGGTGCGTGCCACCGGCACCACCGGCGACACCGTGATCCTGGTGTTGCTGTTGCTGCAGCTGCTGCTCGGCCTGTACACCATCGTGATTTCCAGCCACCACATGGACGGCAGCGTGATGATTGCCCTGGCCGAGTGGGCGCAGCACATCGTCACCTTCCGCTGGGGCGCGGCAAGTTACGTGATCGGCGTGAACTGGATCTACAAGGCGCACATCTTCCTCGGCATGACGCTGTTCCTGGTGGCGCCGTTCACGCGGCTGGTGCACGTGTGGAGCATCCCCATCAGCTACCTGTGGCGGCCCTACCAGGTGGTGCGCCGGCGCCAGGCGACGTTGCGCTACGGATCGAGGGACTGA
- the narJ gene encoding nitrate reductase molybdenum cofactor assembly chaperone, translating into MSLLKLIGVLLDYPDDALWQHGDELLAAAADPALPAARRKALTGFVQGLLDTDPLTAQDAWLQTFDRGRSMSLLLFEHIHGESRDRGQAMVDLIEAYRKQGFELAAKELPDYLPLLLEFLAQRPPAEVHDWLGHISHIVGMLAARAGERGSPSQVLFELLLELADGKPDLALLRQRASEEPRDDTAEAMDRLWEEEAVRFGADAPDDSCRPSTRRPSPSTAAPQVQP; encoded by the coding sequence ATGAGCCTGCTGAAACTGATCGGCGTGCTGCTGGACTACCCCGACGACGCGTTGTGGCAGCACGGCGACGAACTGCTCGCCGCCGCCGCCGACCCGGCGCTGCCGGCGGCGCGGCGGAAGGCATTGACGGGTTTCGTGCAGGGTTTGCTCGACACCGACCCGCTGACCGCGCAGGACGCCTGGCTGCAGACCTTCGACCGTGGCCGCTCGATGAGCCTGCTGCTGTTCGAGCACATCCACGGCGAATCGCGCGACCGCGGCCAGGCGATGGTTGACCTGATCGAGGCCTACCGCAAGCAGGGCTTCGAGCTGGCGGCGAAGGAACTGCCCGATTACCTGCCGCTGCTGCTGGAATTCCTGGCACAGCGCCCGCCGGCCGAGGTGCACGACTGGCTCGGCCACATCAGCCACATCGTCGGCATGCTCGCGGCGCGCGCCGGCGAGCGCGGCAGCCCCAGCCAGGTGCTGTTCGAGCTGCTGCTGGAACTGGCCGACGGCAAGCCCGACCTGGCGCTGCTGCGCCAACGCGCCAGCGAGGAGCCGCGCGACGACACCGCCGAGGCGATGGATCGGTTGTGGGAGGAGGAAGCGGTCCGTTTCGGCGCCGATGCGCCTGACGACAGCTGCCGGCCGAGCACGCGCCGGCCTTCGCCATCCACTGCCGCCCCGCAGGTGCAGCCATGA
- the narH gene encoding nitrate reductase subunit beta, whose translation MKVRAQIAMVLNLDKCIGCHTCSITCKNVWTSREGVEYAWFNNVETKPGIGYPKEWENQDKWNGGWVRTGAGKLVPRAGGRWRMLSKIFANPDLPQIDDYYEPFTFDYQHLHQAPEGSHQPTARPRSLISGERMQKIEWGPNWEEILGTEFAKRAKDRNFDNVQKEIYSAFEKTFMMYLPRLCEHCLNPACVSACPSGAIYKREEDGIVLIDQDKCRGWRMCVSACPYKKIYYNWKSGKSEKCTFCYPRIEMGEPTVCSETCVGRIRYLGVMLYDADRIQEAASVPAEKDLYQAHLGIFLDPFDPAVIEAARKEGIPDNWLEAAKGSPVYKLAIDWKLALPLHPEYRTLPMVWYVPPLSPIQSAAERGRVGMNGELPDVASLRIPLRYLANLLSAGDEAPVVRALERMMAMRAWRRARNVDGIEDLAVLKQAGLSVAQAEDMYRYLAIANYEDRFVIPTGHREYANDAFGERGGCGFTFGNGCSGNSPADLFGERKITTFTVQPVRKEKDGVAP comes from the coding sequence ATGAAAGTCCGTGCCCAGATCGCGATGGTGCTCAACCTCGACAAGTGCATCGGCTGCCACACCTGCTCGATCACCTGCAAGAACGTGTGGACCAGTCGCGAAGGCGTCGAGTACGCCTGGTTCAACAACGTCGAAACCAAGCCCGGCATCGGCTACCCGAAGGAGTGGGAGAACCAGGACAAGTGGAACGGCGGCTGGGTGCGCACCGGTGCCGGCAAGCTGGTGCCGCGCGCCGGCGGCCGCTGGCGCATGCTGTCGAAGATCTTCGCCAACCCCGACCTGCCGCAGATCGACGACTACTACGAGCCGTTCACTTTCGACTACCAGCACCTGCACCAGGCGCCGGAAGGCTCTCATCAGCCCACCGCGCGCCCGCGCTCGCTGATCAGCGGCGAGCGCATGCAGAAAATCGAATGGGGGCCGAACTGGGAGGAAATCCTCGGCACCGAATTCGCCAAGCGCGCCAAGGACCGCAACTTCGACAACGTGCAGAAGGAGATCTACAGCGCGTTCGAGAAGACCTTCATGATGTACCTGCCGCGCCTGTGCGAGCACTGCCTCAACCCGGCCTGCGTGTCGGCGTGTCCCTCCGGCGCGATCTACAAGCGCGAGGAAGACGGCATCGTGCTGATCGACCAGGACAAGTGCCGCGGCTGGCGCATGTGCGTGTCGGCCTGCCCGTACAAGAAGATCTACTACAACTGGAAGAGCGGCAAGTCGGAAAAGTGCACCTTCTGCTACCCGCGCATCGAGATGGGCGAGCCGACCGTGTGCTCGGAGACCTGCGTCGGGCGCATCCGCTACCTCGGCGTGATGCTGTACGACGCCGACCGCATCCAGGAAGCCGCCTCGGTGCCGGCCGAGAAGGACCTGTACCAGGCGCATCTGGGCATCTTCCTCGACCCGTTCGATCCGGCGGTGATCGAGGCCGCACGCAAGGAAGGCATCCCCGACAACTGGCTGGAGGCGGCCAAGGGCTCGCCGGTCTACAAGCTGGCGATCGACTGGAAGCTGGCGTTGCCGCTGCACCCGGAATACCGCACCTTGCCGATGGTGTGGTACGTGCCGCCGCTGTCGCCGATCCAGTCCGCCGCCGAGCGCGGTCGCGTGGGCATGAACGGCGAGCTGCCGGATGTCGCCTCGCTGCGTATTCCGCTGCGTTATCTCGCCAACCTGCTGTCGGCCGGCGACGAGGCGCCGGTGGTGCGCGCGCTGGAGCGGATGATGGCGATGCGCGCGTGGCGCCGCGCGCGCAACGTCGACGGCATCGAGGATCTGGCCGTACTGAAGCAGGCCGGTCTGAGCGTGGCGCAGGCCGAGGACATGTACCGCTACCTCGCCATCGCCAACTACGAGGACCGCTTCGTCATTCCAACCGGGCATCGCGAATACGCCAACGACGCGTTCGGCGAACGCGGCGGCTGCGGCTTCACCTTCGGCAACGGCTGCAGCGGCAACAGCCCGGCCGATCTGTTCGGCGAGCGCAAGATCACCACCTTCACGGTGCAGCCGGTGCGCAAGGAAAAAGACGGAGTCGCCCCATGA